A region from the Halobacillus mangrovi genome encodes:
- a CDS encoding class I SAM-dependent methyltransferase, which translates to MLEEQTIRQPEIKPYTDENIGQSFMNNHYRVDLRTISEKNYNQFITSNTVRDWSQLSWKDVGKPYEVKANSKERINWEKQNNRDMDPHTSWTYFNRAFHEWFVKDVPKEMKESKSRFITSLGTFNPSEIRQALGTVVQLQFWNYAHRIQDGIWDPRGKRALFDGLHLRKPRILFLGAAEGYEAMQLGAMYPGAEIIMVDYDEYCKTTRFADFPDSYPFLGENPRTGTHTVVYKDDLNIEYVVDDIRNLDYGKEFDVVLSVGLLEHFPDDYKHEVADWHRRFLKPGGYAILTTPRNQMRSRLYYKVMADVMNHTYRELMTVEQMGMYMYENGFDILSHGYIKVHNGLICQPR; encoded by the coding sequence ATGTTAGAAGAGCAGACGATTAGGCAGCCTGAAATAAAACCTTATACGGACGAAAACATTGGACAAAGTTTTATGAATAATCATTATAGGGTGGATTTACGAACAATTTCCGAGAAGAATTATAACCAGTTCATTACGTCCAATACTGTGCGTGACTGGTCGCAGCTTTCATGGAAGGATGTGGGTAAACCTTATGAAGTGAAAGCCAACTCTAAGGAACGTATTAATTGGGAAAAGCAAAATAATAGAGATATGGACCCTCACACTTCGTGGACATACTTCAATAGAGCTTTTCATGAATGGTTCGTAAAGGATGTACCTAAAGAAATGAAAGAATCGAAGTCCCGATTCATAACAAGTTTAGGGACATTCAATCCCTCAGAAATAAGACAAGCCCTGGGAACTGTAGTCCAGCTGCAGTTTTGGAATTACGCTCACCGAATTCAAGACGGTATTTGGGATCCTCGTGGGAAGCGAGCGTTGTTCGACGGCCTTCATTTAAGGAAACCTCGAATTCTATTTCTTGGTGCTGCTGAAGGATATGAAGCGATGCAGCTAGGGGCGATGTACCCTGGAGCAGAAATCATCATGGTTGATTACGATGAATATTGCAAGACGACAAGGTTTGCGGACTTTCCTGACAGTTACCCGTTTTTAGGAGAGAACCCGAGAACCGGAACACATACCGTTGTTTATAAAGATGATTTAAATATCGAGTATGTTGTCGATGATATCCGCAACCTGGATTATGGTAAAGAATTTGATGTCGTGTTGTCTGTTGGTTTACTCGAACATTTTCCAGATGACTATAAACATGAAGTAGCTGATTGGCATCGTCGTTTCTTAAAGCCTGGTGGATATGCAATTTTGACGACTCCCAGAAACCAAATGCGCTCACGGCTTTACTATAAAGTCATGGCAGACGTGATGAACCATACGTATCGTGAGCTGATGACGGTTGAACAGATGGGAATGTATATGTACGAGAACGGTTTTGATATTCTCAGTCATGGCTACATCAAGGTTCACAATGGTCTCATTTGTCAGCCGAGATAA
- a CDS encoding LysM peptidoglycan-binding and 3D domain-containing protein, whose translation MKKTVFSLAAVSTIMAATTVTASAEEVVVNKGDTLWSIAQEKGVSVEQIKQENNLSSNLIFPDQTLNINEEKAEGNASGDTHTVKSGDTLWSIGQDYGVSVDELQSWNGLDSALIHPGDKLSVEGQAVAGERTSNSSSENEEQEAPEQTSSEEQSSDDNVAKTFTAEATAYTANCEGCSGTTYTGIDLKANPDRKVIAVDPDVIPLGSEVYVEGYGKAIAGDIGGAIDGNRIDVFIPNQSDALDFGRKQVEVTVYE comes from the coding sequence ATGAAAAAAACAGTTTTTTCATTGGCGGCAGTCTCAACGATTATGGCAGCAACAACAGTAACAGCTAGTGCAGAAGAAGTTGTAGTAAATAAAGGTGATACTCTATGGAGCATTGCTCAAGAAAAGGGAGTATCCGTTGAACAAATAAAACAAGAAAATAATCTTTCATCTAACTTGATTTTTCCAGATCAAACATTGAACATCAATGAAGAGAAAGCAGAAGGTAATGCAAGTGGCGACACACACACGGTTAAATCCGGGGACACTCTATGGAGCATTGGTCAAGATTACGGAGTGAGCGTAGACGAGCTTCAATCTTGGAACGGATTAGACTCTGCCTTGATCCACCCTGGAGATAAACTATCTGTTGAAGGACAAGCAGTAGCAGGAGAGAGAACTTCAAATTCTTCCAGCGAAAATGAAGAGCAAGAAGCTCCAGAGCAAACATCTTCCGAAGAGCAATCTTCTGATGATAATGTTGCAAAAACATTTACCGCGGAAGCAACAGCTTATACAGCGAATTGCGAAGGATGCTCAGGTACCACGTATACAGGTATTGACCTGAAAGCAAATCCTGATCGCAAAGTGATTGCGGTTGATCCTGATGTAATTCCACTAGGATCTGAAGTTTATGTTGAAGGGTACGGAAAAGCAATTGCAGGAGACATCGGCGGTGCAATTGACGGTAATCGCATTGATGTATTTATTCCTAACCAATCCGATGCTCTTGACTTCGGACGTAAACAAGTAGAAGTAACTGTATATGAATAA